In a genomic window of Terriglobales bacterium:
- a CDS encoding pyridoxal phosphate-dependent aminotransferase, whose translation MFAARTAWSLAPNRFSAALEEARRSGRELLDLTESNPTRVGLRYPAGTLESLSAPRGLEYRPEALGLQEAREAVSAYYRELGWEVTPDSVVLTSGTSEAYSFLFRLLCDPGDEVLVAAPSYPLLDFLADIQDVKLVPYPLLYDHGWQIDLHTLEQRLSSRSRAVLLVHPNNPTGSYVRSAEREALNQICAARGMALIADEVFLDFALADKPPFTFAANQGVLTCTLSGLSKIAALPQVKLGWMVVSGPESQRREALERLEVIADTYLSVGTPVQLATAGLLRNRAQVQQQLRERVRTNLAELDRQLAARPTCRRLEVEAGWYAVLRVPAVRSDEDLAIMLLRQHGVVVHPGHFYDFATDGHLVISLIPPPDRFTDGLRRLFTAL comes from the coding sequence ATGTTCGCCGCACGTACAGCCTGGAGCCTCGCGCCCAACCGTTTCAGCGCGGCCTTGGAAGAGGCGCGCCGCTCGGGTCGCGAACTGCTCGACCTGACGGAATCGAACCCCACCCGGGTGGGGCTCCGCTATCCGGCAGGAACGCTGGAGTCCCTTTCAGCTCCCCGCGGCCTGGAATATCGTCCCGAGGCATTGGGCCTGCAGGAAGCCCGGGAAGCGGTATCGGCCTACTACCGCGAACTTGGATGGGAAGTGACCCCGGACTCGGTGGTGCTGACCAGCGGCACCAGCGAAGCATATTCCTTCCTGTTTCGGCTGCTCTGCGACCCAGGGGACGAGGTGCTGGTGGCCGCGCCCAGTTATCCGCTCCTCGACTTTCTGGCGGACATCCAGGATGTGAAACTCGTTCCTTACCCGCTGCTGTACGACCACGGGTGGCAGATCGATCTGCATACGCTGGAGCAGCGGCTGAGTTCCCGCAGCCGCGCGGTTCTGCTGGTCCACCCCAACAATCCCACGGGTTCGTATGTGAGGTCGGCAGAACGGGAGGCGCTAAACCAGATCTGCGCAGCTCGCGGAATGGCCCTCATCGCCGACGAAGTCTTCCTTGATTTTGCGCTGGCCGATAAGCCACCCTTCACGTTCGCGGCGAACCAAGGGGTACTGACGTGCACCCTGAGCGGGCTGTCCAAGATCGCTGCGCTGCCCCAAGTGAAGCTCGGCTGGATGGTGGTGAGCGGACCGGAAAGCCAGCGAAGAGAAGCCTTGGAGCGCCTCGAGGTCATCGCGGACACCTACCTGTCCGTGGGGACGCCGGTGCAGCTGGCAACTGCCGGGCTGCTGCGCAACCGCGCCCAGGTGCAGCAGCAACTCCGAGAACGGGTGCGGACGAATCTGGCCGAGCTCGACCGCCAGCTAGCAGCCCGTCCAACTTGCCGCCGGCTGGAGGTGGAGGCGGGATGGTACGCGGTCCTCAGAGTCCCCGCCGTGCGCTCGGATGAGGACCTTGCCATCATGCTGTTGCGGCAGCACGGGGTGGTGGTCCATCCCGGCCATTTTTACGACTTTGCCACCGACGGCCACTTGGTCATCAGCCTGATTCCGCCGCCTGACCGGTTCACGGATGGGCTCAGGCGCTTGTTTACCGCTCTGTAA
- a CDS encoding BON domain-containing protein has product MTALAQAQAQHQLSPRAEERIQREVFHELNMLPHYSIFDILSYQVQGSTVILSGKVRDPGLQKSAEDAVRHIEGVEKVVNKIQVLPGFPDDERIRVHIARSFWDTGLMRYMMGGAPPIRIIVAAGKVTLEGIVGNEGDKAIARAKAAGVPGVISVENNLRVEK; this is encoded by the coding sequence ATGACGGCACTTGCTCAGGCCCAGGCGCAACATCAGCTCAGCCCTCGCGCCGAGGAGCGTATCCAGCGTGAGGTCTTTCATGAGCTGAACATGCTGCCCCACTACAGCATCTTCGACATTCTCAGCTACCAAGTGCAGGGTTCGACCGTGATCCTCAGCGGCAAAGTACGGGACCCCGGCCTGCAAAAGTCGGCCGAAGATGCGGTCCGCCACATCGAGGGTGTCGAGAAGGTGGTGAACAAGATCCAGGTCCTGCCTGGATTCCCCGACGACGAACGGATCCGTGTGCACATCGCCCGCAGTTTCTGGGACACCGGACTGATGCGCTACATGATGGGCGGCGCACCACCGATCCGCATCATCGTTGCTGCCGGCAAGGTGACGCTGGAAGGAATCGTGGGCAACGAGGGTGATAAGGCGATCGCCCGGGCCAAAGCTGCCGGCGTCCCCGGCGTGATCAGCGTCGAGAACAATCTCCGCGTTGAGAAGTGA
- a CDS encoding response regulator transcription factor: protein MKDHRRILVVDDEPQITRVLRTTLSAQGYDIRVANDGETALEIMKDWAPDLVITDLAMPRLDGLELCKRIRAVADMPIIVLSVKDQERTKVQALDAGADDYVTKPFGVSELLARVRANLRRAPAAAPEGGAVISQGDFHIDVGAHSVAIRGKEVRLTPKEFDLLVYLAQRPGKVVTHRALLAAVWGPNATEQPEYLRVFVGQLRKKIEPDPSTPRYIETEPWVGYRFNPGG, encoded by the coding sequence ATGAAAGACCACCGCCGCATCCTGGTTGTGGATGACGAGCCGCAGATCACGCGCGTGCTGCGCACCACGCTCTCGGCGCAGGGCTACGACATCCGCGTGGCCAATGACGGCGAGACCGCGCTGGAGATCATGAAAGACTGGGCGCCCGACCTGGTGATCACCGACCTGGCCATGCCGCGCCTGGATGGCCTGGAGCTGTGCAAACGGATTCGCGCGGTGGCGGACATGCCGATCATCGTGCTCTCGGTGAAGGACCAGGAGCGCACCAAGGTGCAGGCCCTGGACGCGGGCGCCGACGATTACGTCACCAAGCCATTCGGGGTCAGCGAACTCCTGGCCCGGGTGCGGGCGAACTTGAGGCGCGCTCCGGCCGCGGCGCCGGAAGGCGGGGCGGTCATCAGCCAGGGGGACTTCCACATCGATGTCGGCGCGCACAGTGTTGCCATCCGCGGCAAGGAAGTGCGCCTGACCCCCAAGGAATTCGACCTGCTGGTGTATCTCGCGCAACGCCCCGGGAAGGTCGTGACCCACCGGGCGCTGCTGGCCGCGGTGTGGGGGCCGAACGCCACCGAACAGCCGGAATACTTGCGCGTGTTCGTCGGCCAGCTGCGCAAGAAGATCGAGCCCGATCCCTCCACGCCGCGCTACATCGAGACCGAACCCTGGGTCGGCTACCGCTTCAACCCCGGGGGGTAG